In Amycolatopsis coloradensis, one genomic interval encodes:
- a CDS encoding amidase: MTDEYRFCDMATLRDAFARGELSPVEHVETVLARIETVGARLGAFITVDRKGAMAAAEAAATRIRHGGHTAWREAPLLGIPISVKDLIATKGLRTTRGSWQHRDWIPDFDPPVVERLRAAGAVLLGKTATSEFGWSGSGNSLLAGPVRNPWNLELTSGGSSGGAAAAVAAGLGAGAVGTDGAGSVRIPAAFCGVVGFKPSFGSIPYVPTSPENLSHLGPLTRSVSDTALMMSVMAGADARDVYSYSGPPGEWDLGPATDRPLRIGWIRSFGRPEPEVAIERIAYAAVAALGEAGHTVREMRPPCADPYHVLETILAAAEAAGAGEEPVEHAAPGRLEVADLGRKLSAIDLARAERDRGKLADEIRLAMADVDVLAMPTVPIGPFSAERHQPAEAVHKGRLSWLSWTPATYPFNLTGQPAVSVPAGFTERGIPVGVQLVGRWRADSAVLAVARDLERIRPWAAAYGRTAAGLI, from the coding sequence ATGACTGACGAGTACCGGTTCTGCGACATGGCCACCCTGCGCGACGCGTTCGCACGAGGCGAGCTGTCGCCGGTCGAGCACGTGGAGACCGTGCTGGCGCGGATCGAGACGGTCGGCGCCAGGCTGGGCGCGTTCATCACGGTGGACCGGAAGGGTGCGATGGCCGCGGCCGAGGCAGCCGCCACCCGGATCCGACACGGCGGTCACACGGCTTGGCGGGAAGCGCCGCTGCTGGGTATTCCGATCTCCGTCAAGGACCTCATCGCGACGAAAGGGCTGCGCACGACCAGAGGTTCCTGGCAGCATCGCGACTGGATCCCGGACTTCGATCCCCCCGTCGTCGAACGGTTGCGAGCGGCGGGAGCGGTGCTCCTCGGAAAGACCGCGACATCCGAGTTCGGTTGGAGCGGTTCGGGCAACAGCTTGCTGGCCGGCCCGGTGCGTAACCCGTGGAACCTCGAACTCACCTCGGGCGGCTCCAGCGGGGGTGCCGCGGCGGCCGTCGCGGCCGGACTGGGGGCGGGTGCCGTTGGCACCGACGGCGCGGGCTCGGTTCGCATTCCCGCGGCCTTCTGCGGAGTGGTCGGGTTCAAGCCGTCGTTCGGCAGCATTCCTTACGTACCAACAAGTCCGGAGAACCTGTCACATCTGGGACCGCTGACACGCAGCGTTTCCGACACGGCGCTGATGATGTCGGTCATGGCCGGGGCGGACGCCAGGGACGTGTATTCCTACTCCGGTCCGCCCGGCGAATGGGATCTGGGACCAGCCACGGACCGGCCTCTGCGCATCGGGTGGATCCGCTCGTTCGGCCGCCCTGAACCGGAGGTGGCGATCGAACGGATCGCATATGCCGCGGTCGCGGCGCTCGGAGAGGCCGGGCACACGGTACGAGAGATGAGACCCCCTTGCGCCGACCCGTACCACGTTCTCGAAACCATCCTCGCGGCCGCCGAAGCGGCAGGTGCCGGTGAAGAGCCCGTCGAGCACGCCGCACCCGGACGCCTGGAAGTAGCCGACCTCGGCAGGAAACTGTCGGCGATCGATCTCGCCCGCGCGGAGCGCGATCGGGGGAAGCTGGCCGACGAGATACGGCTGGCCATGGCCGATGTGGACGTGCTGGCGATGCCCACCGTGCCGATCGGCCCGTTCTCCGCTGAGCGTCATCAACCTGCCGAAGCCGTCCACAAAGGCCGGCTTTCCTGGCTTTCCTGGACGCCGGCGACCTACCCGTTCAACCTCACCGGGCAGCCCGCGGTGTCGGTGCCCGCCGGGTTCACCGAGCGCGGGATCCCGGTGGGAGTGCAACTGGTAGGCCGTTGGCGTGCGGACTCCGCCGTGCTCGCGGTCGCCCGCGACCTGGAACGGATCCGGCCATGGGCAGCAGCCTACGGACGCACCGCCGCAGGTCTGATCTGA
- a CDS encoding GNAT family N-acetyltransferase, whose product MWKCEIEDGADLDVEEVAALYHASTLAERRPTDQRDRFTTMVRQANLIVTARLDGRMIGIARSLTDGAYVTYMSDIAVDVEFQRQGVGRSLIRATQEFAPQAKIVLLSAPAAVDYYPHVGFTRHESAWVLNALG is encoded by the coding sequence ATGTGGAAATGTGAAATCGAAGACGGCGCGGATCTCGATGTGGAGGAAGTGGCGGCGCTCTACCACGCTTCCACACTCGCCGAACGCCGTCCGACCGACCAACGTGACCGTTTCACCACCATGGTCCGCCAGGCGAACCTGATCGTGACCGCGCGGCTGGACGGCCGCATGATCGGCATCGCCCGATCGTTGACCGACGGAGCGTACGTCACCTACATGTCGGATATCGCGGTCGACGTGGAGTTCCAGCGCCAGGGAGTGGGCCGGAGCCTGATCCGCGCCACCCAGGAGTTCGCGCCGCAAGCCAAGATCGTCCTGCTGTCCGCGCCCGCCGCGGTCGACTACTACCCCCACGTGGGCTTCACCCGGCACGAGTCCGCCTGGGTGCTGAACGCTTTGGGCTGA
- the purB gene encoding adenylosuccinate lyase → MAAIWSDEAKYGLWARIEVLVAEAMAEQGAFPDATLRLIAEAPPPTPDRVAELERTRDHEILAFLAAYTEPMPAEAARWVHYGLTSYDVVDTGLGATLKAACDLVLDAGTRLLATLVDRALEHWDTMCVGRTHGVHAEPTTFGQKLGVHAFAVHRSLERVRVARTAVAVGTISGAIGTYAFLDPGVETHVCASLGLGFEPIPSQVVARDRHAELLAALAVAGAVVEQIALEFRHLQRTEVREVEEPRTSEYQGSSAMPHKRNPNTSERLCGLARLLRSHASVAFENVALWHERDLAHQAAERVILPDSLMITHFLFSSAADVIAGLTVRSERMLENMEATRGLIYSSMGYLDLVSSGMEREQAYRTVQSAADSAWSGTTDFAQALRERGVAQPLDVGPERYLANRSHLKERLHDLIKETSSHVEM, encoded by the coding sequence ATGGCCGCCATCTGGTCCGACGAGGCCAAGTATGGCCTGTGGGCGCGTATTGAAGTCCTCGTGGCCGAGGCGATGGCCGAGCAGGGGGCTTTCCCGGACGCGACACTGCGCCTGATCGCCGAAGCACCGCCGCCCACCCCGGACCGCGTCGCCGAACTGGAACGGACTCGCGATCACGAAATCCTGGCATTTCTCGCCGCGTACACCGAACCCATGCCCGCCGAAGCCGCCCGTTGGGTCCACTACGGCCTGACGAGCTATGACGTAGTCGATACCGGTCTGGGCGCTACACTGAAGGCCGCCTGTGATCTCGTCCTGGACGCCGGGACGCGCCTGCTCGCCACGCTCGTCGACCGTGCCCTGGAGCATTGGGACACGATGTGCGTGGGTCGCACACACGGGGTCCACGCCGAACCCACCACCTTCGGCCAGAAGCTCGGAGTTCACGCCTTCGCGGTGCACCGGAGCCTGGAGCGTGTCCGGGTGGCTCGCACCGCCGTCGCGGTCGGTACGATTTCCGGCGCGATCGGAACGTACGCGTTCCTCGATCCAGGCGTGGAAACGCACGTATGCGCGTCCTTGGGGCTGGGCTTCGAGCCGATCCCATCGCAGGTCGTGGCTAGAGACCGGCATGCCGAGCTGCTGGCGGCGCTGGCCGTCGCCGGCGCCGTGGTCGAGCAGATCGCCCTGGAGTTCAGACATCTGCAGCGCACCGAGGTCCGCGAGGTGGAAGAGCCCCGAACCTCCGAGTACCAAGGCTCGTCGGCGATGCCGCACAAACGGAACCCGAACACCAGTGAGCGGTTGTGCGGTCTGGCGCGACTGCTGCGGTCCCACGCGAGTGTGGCCTTCGAGAACGTCGCGCTGTGGCACGAGCGCGATCTGGCCCACCAGGCGGCGGAACGCGTGATTCTTCCCGACAGCCTGATGATCACCCATTTCCTCTTCTCTTCGGCCGCCGACGTCATCGCGGGCCTGACCGTACGTTCGGAACGCATGCTGGAGAACATGGAAGCCACGCGGGGCCTGATCTACAGCTCGATGGGCTACCTCGATCTGGTCTCTTCCGGTATGGAGCGCGAACAGGCCTACCGGACAGTCCAGAGTGCCGCCGACTCGGCCTGGTCCGGTACCACGGATTTCGCACAGGCATTGCGCGAACGGGGTGTCGCACAACCCTTGGACGTCGGGCCGGAAAGGTATCTGGCCAATCGGAGCCACCTCAAAGAACGGCTGCACGACTTGATCAAGGAGACCTCATCGCATGTGGAAATGTGA
- a CDS encoding condensation domain-containing protein, which produces MEESQMRGCGETVPLTMAQEPVWLEQLRHPEQVNAGFFVVTMSGTVEADAVAGACAEVCRNHPELRGTIVDQDNRYWFRINDAETVFEIEYPIVPCAPGAENETARAWYLARRPLTWDLTSRAPIRFFLLDHGDERRTLVIAVHHIAFDGRSKFVFARQFVSALREIRAGVRPAAAVEAVAPLAGSDDLDKAGLAAATTYWQGHDLRTFPSLVLPAPSRVDPVSSMAATSRFELPEQRLRRLAALTTEAGTSFFSGLLAVTAAQLGRYGNDRFALCIPADTSTAATRERIAMQVNMVPCVIEHAPRAGLRDLVTTAGRALADIDRFRRVPFHLLMRELRQSYGVDIGPSIFDRFGVSYPRVAADFGEVPGLVLDWDFFAPNSSQSFQVTLQLRKTPEGVFGRLDYATSVFDAETAEDFVSGWHETLERALADPDEPLSRRSGSPGCPLPVAPVPKFEAGTMIVPVDRFLPTEDRVAFVNSGGRIVLVLDDDRAGPIAWGEWEPAPDVPDGALILAHNTGNWRPIVVAHDGRELPARVPGTLVLRPRDGGPDLETEIRARIDPKGRLHYLGLAGQAADFGGRHLEGAEAERRIAALPGVREVAVVPGADASRPAPGILLVPDGTAESDPASERTWRRKVLRVWPPGAPRPTEVVLTERLPRDRTGRVDLARVRSICLDATSPSTADIP; this is translated from the coding sequence ATGGAAGAGAGTCAGATGCGGGGATGCGGGGAGACCGTGCCACTGACGATGGCGCAGGAACCGGTTTGGCTGGAACAGCTCCGGCATCCGGAACAGGTGAACGCAGGATTCTTCGTTGTCACGATGAGCGGGACAGTGGAGGCCGACGCGGTCGCTGGGGCCTGCGCCGAAGTTTGCCGAAACCATCCGGAATTGCGCGGAACAATCGTCGACCAGGATAACCGGTACTGGTTTCGGATCAACGACGCCGAAACGGTATTCGAAATCGAATACCCCATTGTTCCGTGCGCGCCGGGCGCCGAGAACGAGACGGCCCGCGCCTGGTATCTCGCCCGGCGGCCGCTGACATGGGACTTGACGTCCCGTGCTCCCATCCGTTTCTTCCTGCTCGACCACGGTGATGAGCGGCGGACGCTGGTGATCGCGGTTCATCACATCGCGTTCGACGGCCGGTCCAAATTCGTGTTCGCGCGCCAGTTCGTCAGTGCCTTGCGAGAGATCCGAGCGGGGGTTCGCCCGGCCGCGGCCGTCGAAGCCGTCGCTCCGCTGGCCGGCTCCGACGACTTGGACAAAGCCGGGCTGGCGGCGGCGACAACCTATTGGCAGGGGCACGACCTGCGCACCTTTCCCAGCCTGGTACTGCCCGCGCCGAGTCGCGTCGATCCTGTGTCGAGTATGGCCGCGACGTCGAGATTCGAACTCCCCGAGCAAAGGTTGCGGCGGCTCGCCGCTCTCACAACCGAAGCCGGGACGAGCTTCTTCTCCGGTCTGCTCGCCGTCACCGCCGCCCAGCTCGGTCGCTACGGAAACGACCGCTTCGCGTTGTGCATCCCGGCGGACACGAGTACCGCCGCCACCAGGGAACGCATTGCCATGCAGGTCAACATGGTTCCCTGCGTGATCGAGCATGCGCCGCGGGCCGGCCTTCGGGACCTGGTCACCACGGCCGGACGTGCCCTGGCCGACATCGACCGGTTCCGGCGGGTCCCGTTCCACCTTCTGATGCGCGAACTCCGCCAGAGCTATGGCGTCGACATCGGGCCGAGCATCTTCGATCGGTTCGGCGTTTCCTACCCGCGAGTCGCAGCAGACTTCGGCGAGGTTCCGGGGCTTGTGCTGGATTGGGATTTCTTCGCGCCGAACTCGTCCCAGTCCTTCCAAGTCACGCTTCAGCTACGAAAGACCCCGGAAGGCGTATTCGGCCGCCTGGATTACGCGACCTCCGTTTTCGATGCCGAGACCGCCGAGGACTTCGTGTCAGGCTGGCACGAGACCTTGGAGCGGGCGCTCGCGGATCCCGACGAACCACTGTCTCGGCGTTCCGGCAGTCCCGGCTGCCCGCTGCCCGTGGCACCCGTGCCGAAGTTCGAAGCCGGCACCATGATCGTCCCGGTCGACCGGTTCCTCCCCACAGAGGACCGGGTGGCTTTCGTGAACTCGGGTGGCCGGATCGTGCTGGTACTCGACGACGACCGAGCCGGCCCGATCGCGTGGGGGGAGTGGGAACCGGCTCCGGACGTCCCCGACGGCGCTCTGATCTTGGCCCACAACACCGGGAACTGGCGACCGATCGTGGTCGCGCACGACGGGCGGGAACTGCCGGCGCGGGTTCCGGGAACGCTGGTGCTCCGTCCGCGGGATGGAGGACCCGACCTGGAAACCGAGATCCGCGCGCGCATCGATCCGAAGGGACGTCTCCACTACCTCGGCTTGGCGGGGCAGGCCGCCGATTTCGGGGGACGGCATCTCGAAGGCGCGGAGGCCGAGCGCCGGATCGCGGCGCTGCCGGGTGTGCGTGAGGTGGCCGTCGTACCCGGGGCCGACGCGAGCCGTCCGGCACCCGGGATTCTGCTGGTGCCGGACGGCACCGCCGAATCGGATCCCGCCTCGGAGAGGACGTGGCGCCGGAAAGTCCTTCGAGTTTGGCCGCCGGGAGCACCCCGGCCCACCGAAGTGGTGTTGACCGAACGGCTGCCCAGGGACCGGACAGGGAGGGTCGACCTCGCGCGAGTCCGGTCGATCTGCCTCGATGCGACGAGCCCGTCGACCGCAGACATCCCCTAG
- a CDS encoding phosphopantetheine-binding protein, translated as MSRVVSDVLKQPVAQTANLLKLGVDSLVGTRIVVLIRSELEVDVPLLLLFENPVLGDFAAAVTDLAQEQSA; from the coding sequence GTGTCCAGAGTTGTCTCCGACGTCCTCAAGCAGCCGGTGGCGCAGACGGCCAACCTGCTCAAGCTCGGGGTCGACTCTTTGGTCGGCACCCGGATCGTCGTTCTCATCCGCTCTGAATTGGAAGTGGACGTCCCACTTCTGCTGTTGTTCGAAAACCCGGTGCTCGGCGACTTCGCGGCAGCGGTGACGGACCTCGCGCAGGAGCAGAGCGCCTGA
- the def gene encoding peptide deformylase: MDGDYPARAPEAARGQVLRVTVVGEEILHRPCAPARTEFGTPELSRLIDDMFVTMYVAAGCGLAANQVGVDLRLFVYDCFDDDGVRHVGHILNPTVDPLGPRERRLLDAHEGCLSVPGPTAGLHREEKAVVRGQDKDGNELVIEGTGYFARCLLHETDHLDGLLYIDRLAKRRRRSVLQEMADVMEDVFAQRVERAREIGATEKGK; encoded by the coding sequence GTGGACGGCGACTACCCTGCCCGTGCGCCCGAGGCCGCGCGTGGCCAGGTCCTGCGGGTCACGGTCGTGGGGGAGGAGATCCTTCACCGGCCTTGCGCCCCCGCGCGGACGGAGTTCGGTACTCCGGAACTGTCCCGGTTGATCGACGACATGTTCGTCACCATGTACGTGGCCGCGGGCTGCGGCCTCGCCGCAAACCAAGTCGGCGTCGATCTGCGCCTGTTCGTCTACGACTGCTTCGATGACGACGGCGTGCGCCATGTCGGCCATATCCTCAATCCCACGGTCGATCCACTCGGTCCACGTGAGCGACGTCTGCTAGACGCCCATGAGGGCTGCCTTTCGGTACCAGGCCCCACCGCGGGTTTGCACCGCGAGGAAAAAGCGGTGGTGCGCGGCCAGGACAAGGACGGGAACGAGCTGGTGATCGAGGGCACCGGATATTTCGCCCGTTGTCTTCTGCACGAGACCGATCACCTCGACGGTCTCCTCTACATCGACCGGCTCGCCAAGCGACGGCGCCGGTCGGTGCTCCAGGAGATGGCCGACGTCATGGAAGACGTGTTCGCGCAGCGAGTGGAACGCGCACGAGAGATCGGTGCCACCGAGAAGGGGAAGTAG
- a CDS encoding cobalamin B12-binding domain-containing protein: MYTDAQTPGRPLPSPIRVVVAKPGLDGHDRGAKIVARALRDAGMEVVYTGLRQSPEQIVRVAVQEDADAIGLSVLSGTHLSLFRRILDLLAEQDATDIVVFGGGIIPAEDIEELAAMGVAQIFTPGAATTEIVDWVRDTLAPASMA, from the coding sequence ATGTACACCGACGCGCAGACGCCGGGACGTCCACTGCCGAGTCCGATCCGGGTCGTGGTCGCCAAGCCCGGTCTTGATGGCCACGATCGTGGCGCCAAGATCGTGGCGCGCGCTCTACGCGACGCGGGCATGGAAGTTGTTTACACGGGGTTGCGGCAGTCTCCGGAACAGATCGTGCGTGTCGCCGTGCAGGAAGACGCCGACGCCATCGGCCTGTCCGTGCTGTCGGGAACGCACCTTTCGTTGTTCCGGCGCATTCTCGACCTGCTGGCCGAACAGGACGCGACCGACATCGTCGTCTTCGGCGGTGGCATCATTCCCGCCGAAGACATCGAAGAGCTGGCCGCGATGGGGGTCGCGCAGATCTTCACCCCCGGCGCCGCGACGACCGAAATCGTCGACTGGGTCCGGGACACCCTGGCCCCGGCCTCGATGGCATGA
- a CDS encoding tyrosine-type recombinase/integrase: protein MRESEVWPGVTDPAGLLSGITEWLTGYGNHQTRRTYAEGLGLPVTTDDIGGWMGPRIGAPVRDRWADALADYAEAVVIAPAAKPPGRAGPPPAGRGRLRDCHWLRWCAANGVDPTVATSAQVKTWLRDLESAGAAPSTRDRMLATVKTMYASLADAGLVAANPAALDRRRLGLTAAAASTSATVTLTTRQVAALHQAAGTPRRGASACDVARAVAIVALFTLGLRVSELCGLDDADLHVTRGRRALRVRGKGGKVRIVYLSVPAERALVEYLALRADGTGTAVVTGAGRRALPSDRPLLVTRGGRRFARQAIWQLLRRLAAAGGQDLAGVAEAMHPHALRHFYVTAAVEAGASLEYVQADVGHASIDTTSGVYDHAARDPARSAVDLVADAWHPSGT from the coding sequence GTGCGAGAGAGCGAAGTCTGGCCCGGGGTCACGGATCCGGCCGGTCTGCTCTCCGGCATCACGGAGTGGTTGACCGGATACGGCAACCACCAGACCCGCCGTACTTACGCCGAAGGACTGGGGCTGCCGGTGACCACCGACGATATCGGCGGCTGGATGGGGCCCCGGATCGGTGCCCCGGTCCGGGATCGGTGGGCTGACGCCTTGGCAGACTACGCCGAGGCCGTCGTCATCGCGCCCGCGGCCAAGCCGCCGGGACGGGCAGGACCTCCGCCTGCGGGCCGGGGACGGTTACGGGATTGCCATTGGCTGCGGTGGTGCGCGGCCAACGGGGTGGATCCGACGGTGGCGACATCGGCACAGGTGAAGACGTGGCTAAGAGACCTGGAGTCGGCGGGAGCGGCGCCGTCGACGCGGGACCGGATGTTGGCGACGGTGAAGACCATGTACGCATCCCTGGCCGATGCGGGGCTGGTGGCGGCAAACCCGGCAGCGCTGGACCGGCGGCGGCTCGGGCTGACCGCAGCAGCGGCGAGCACGTCGGCGACGGTCACCTTGACGACCCGGCAGGTCGCGGCATTACATCAGGCGGCGGGGACACCGCGGCGGGGTGCGAGTGCGTGTGATGTCGCGCGCGCGGTCGCGATCGTCGCGTTGTTCACGCTGGGTTTGCGGGTCAGTGAGCTGTGCGGGCTCGACGACGCCGACCTGCATGTGACCCGGGGGCGGCGGGCGCTACGCGTGCGCGGCAAAGGCGGGAAAGTGCGCATCGTGTATCTGAGTGTGCCCGCTGAGCGCGCGTTGGTGGAGTATCTCGCGCTGCGTGCGGACGGTACGGGAACCGCGGTGGTGACCGGCGCCGGCCGCCGCGCCCTGCCCTCAGACCGCCCGCTGCTGGTGACCCGTGGCGGGCGCCGATTCGCCCGTCAGGCGATCTGGCAGCTCCTGCGCCGTCTCGCCGCGGCCGGCGGCCAGGACTTGGCCGGCGTCGCCGAGGCGATGCATCCCCACGCGCTGCGGCACTTCTACGTGACCGCCGCGGTCGAGGCAGGGGCCTCGCTGGAATATGTGCAGGCCGACGTCGGGCATGCCAGCATCGACACCACCAGCGGCGTCTACGATCACGCGGCCCGTGACCCGGCGCGCAGCGCTGTCGACCTCGTCGCCGACGCCTGGCACCCTAGCGGCACCTAG
- a CDS encoding DDE-type integrase/transposase/recombinase gives MVVRLRQLRDRDCLDRAHIVAAADGAGGVSDATVYRWLRRADRAPDPARGRFTLSSTDVAALQDFHGRVAAVYRARSAALAGRRRAAGVPIDPRLWREWQGQRAVSRACFYRAVARQWDPAERAYWHRGDEARRARRVWPQRSSPHRNAIWQADHTQLEIVVVPGRGRPLRPWLTTFVDTYSRMIMGWAISERGDAGTVLCALRSALPIDPLRGPHGGVPAVIECDHGADFLSQAVERVASNLVIHVRPVMPRDGRGKGTIEQMLLVAVAGTEDWPGAAMLTLPQLGRLFTEWARFSNHEHHHEGLRGRTPVQVWNGDPTQIDVLDAAQLRERRSLPCMQPAPARTPPRVTLNYWNAASSTPPPATPPPTSSSLCSGTR, from the coding sequence GTGGTGGTCCGGCTGCGGCAACTACGCGACCGCGACTGCCTCGACCGTGCCCATATCGTGGCCGCCGCGGACGGGGCGGGGGGGGTGTCGGACGCGACGGTGTACCGGTGGTTGCGCCGCGCCGATCGTGCGCCGGATCCCGCGCGCGGCCGGTTCACGTTGTCATCGACCGACGTGGCCGCGCTGCAGGATTTCCATGGCAGGGTCGCCGCGGTGTACCGCGCCCGATCGGCGGCGCTGGCCGGCCGCCGCCGCGCTGCTGGTGTCCCGATCGATCCACGGCTGTGGCGGGAGTGGCAAGGGCAGCGCGCGGTGTCGCGGGCGTGCTTCTACCGGGCGGTAGCGCGGCAATGGGATCCGGCTGAACGCGCGTATTGGCACCGTGGCGACGAGGCGCGGCGAGCGCGTCGGGTGTGGCCGCAAAGGTCGAGTCCGCACCGTAACGCGATCTGGCAGGCCGATCACACTCAGCTGGAGATCGTCGTGGTGCCTGGGCGCGGGCGGCCGTTGCGGCCCTGGCTTACCACCTTTGTCGACACCTACAGCCGGATGATCATGGGCTGGGCGATCAGTGAGCGGGGCGATGCGGGCACGGTGCTGTGCGCGCTGCGCTCCGCATTGCCGATCGACCCCCTGCGCGGCCCTCATGGCGGGGTGCCGGCGGTGATCGAATGTGACCACGGCGCGGATTTCCTCTCCCAGGCAGTCGAACGGGTCGCGTCGAACCTGGTGATCCACGTGCGGCCGGTGATGCCCCGTGACGGGCGAGGGAAAGGCACGATCGAGCAGATGCTGCTGGTCGCGGTCGCCGGTACGGAGGACTGGCCGGGTGCGGCGATGCTGACGCTGCCGCAACTGGGACGGCTGTTCACCGAATGGGCACGCTTTTCCAACCACGAGCACCATCACGAAGGCTTGCGCGGGCGGACGCCGGTGCAGGTGTGGAACGGTGACCCGACCCAGATCGACGTCCTCGACGCGGCACAATTGCGGGAGAGGCGTTCGTTACCCTGCATGCAGCCTGCTCCGGCAAGAACCCCACCCAGGGTGACGCTGAACTACTGGAACGCGGCTTCCTCGACCCCACCACCCGCTACCCCACCACCGACGTCCAGTTCGCTTTGCAGTGGTACCCGGTAG